In Silene latifolia isolate original U9 population chromosome X, ASM4854445v1, whole genome shotgun sequence, the following proteins share a genomic window:
- the LOC141617201 gene encoding electron transfer flavoprotein subunit alpha, mitochondrial-like: protein MAMGAIFRNIQPHKPWFSLHHISTSRFISTLVLAEHESGHIKSSSISSVEAAKSLSEDNTISVLLAGSGPSLQEAATHAASCHPSVSQVLVAESDKLKYPLAEAWAKLLESVQKTGGYSHILAASGSFGKNLLPRAAALLDVSPITDVTAISGSHQFVRPIYAGNALCTVRYTGESPCMLTVRSTSFPITSGARANAAPIHQVDLSTFSEDVLDKSRYVKQSSQDTERPDLGNARIVVTGGRGLKSAENFKMIEVLAEKLGAAVGATRAAVDAGFIPNELQVGQTGKIVAPELYMAFGVSGAIQHIAGMRDSKVIVAVNKDADAPIFQVADYGLVGDLFEIIPELLEKLPEKK from the exons ATGGCAATGGGTGCCATCTTTAGAAATATCCAACCTCACAAACCTTGGTTTTCTCTCCATCACATTTCTACTTCACGATTT ATTAGCACACTGGTCTTGGCGGAACATGAAAGCGGTCACATAAAGTCATCATCTATTAGTTCAGTAGAGGCTGCAAAGTCATTAAGTGAGGATAATACAATCTCGGTGTTGTTGGCTGGGTCTGGCCCTTCTCTTCAAGAAGCTGCTACACACGCTGCCTCATGTCATCCTTCCGTTAGTCAG GTACTTGTGGCTGAATCAGATAAATTAAAATATCCATTGGCTGAAGCTTGGGCAAAACTACTTGAATCAGTTCAGAAGACAGGTGGATACTCACATATTCTTGCTGCTTCGGGTTCATTTGGGAAGAATTTATTGCCACGTGCGGCTGCACTTTTAGATGTGTCTCCTATCACAGATGTAACTGCGATATCTGGGTCTCATCAATTTGTGAG GCCTATTTACGCTGGAAATGCTCTTTGTACAGTGAGATACACTGGGGAGTCTCCATGCATGTTGACGGTCCGTTCTACCTCCTTTCCTATTACATCAGGAGCGAGGGCTAATGCTGCTCCCATTCATCAGGTCGATCTCTCAACCTTTAGTGAAG ATGTTTTAGATAAATCACGATATGTCAAGCAAAGCTCCCAAGATACGGAGCGCCCAGATCTTGGAAATGCCCGCATTGTAGTGACTGGAGGACGGGGTCTGAAAAGTGCTGAGAATTTTAAAATGATAGAGGTGCTTGCTGAGAAACTTGGTGCAGCAG TTGGAGCAACACGTGCTGCTGTTGATGCTGGATTCATTCCCAACGAATTACAG GTTGGGCAAACAGGAAAGATCGTTGCGCCAGAATTATATATGGCTTTTGGTGTCTCCGGAGCAATACAACACATAGCAGGCATGAGAGATTCCAAAGTCATTGTTGCTGTAAATAAGGATGCAGATGCGCCTATCTTTCAG GTGGCCGATTACGGACTGGTTGGGGACCTTTTTGAGATCATACCAGAGTTGCTGGAGAAGCTTCCTGAGAAAAAATGA